A genomic region of Papaver somniferum cultivar HN1 chromosome 7, ASM357369v1, whole genome shotgun sequence contains the following coding sequences:
- the LOC113294866 gene encoding uncharacterized protein LOC113294866 produces MWAHTRNGQFIIKSAYRIFVNDNVSSEVSVFWKKVWGINCLPKIKFFMWKIFDNMLHVNSLLHLYNPDVNSYCPLCSNHEETVMHLFVNYPIAAHIWFGLSIQRLILSDSDWIDDLFLYWHNPDLPESPYNVSWPSVAAIVFWCIWKLRCDVLFRQISIDLSRVILDIKRMINSYIDPLKNNHASVSFMVSKSPSAEVDHFMFVDGSFKYFNMGLGVIWCDYAGNVRSSRDDFGLVLDAVGAEAAALILAISWAEELNLSKVVFVSDCLQLVQFVNGVSRIIDWRSGDLLEQCRSLLSKFTSFKSVYVKRLNNPFADRLARRARKDSLKDIWVSFPSFLNSLFGKKNLNVVCNSLIC; encoded by the coding sequence ATGTGGGCTCATACAAGGAATGGTCAGTTCATTATAAAATCGGCTTatagaatatttgttaatgatAATGTTTCGTCGGAGGTCTCTGTTTTCTGGAAAAAAGTATGGGGTATTAATTGTTTACCGAAAATCAAATTCTTTATGTGGAAGATCTTTGATAACATGTTGCATGTTAATTCTCTGCTTCATCTGTATAATCCTGATGTTAACTCATATTGTCCCCTCTGTAGCAACCATGAAGAAACTGTCATGCATCTGTTTGTTAACTATCCTATAGCTGCTCATATTTGGTTTGGTCTTTCTATTCAACGTCTGATATTATCTGATTCTGATTGGATTGATGATTTGTTTCTATATTGGCATAATCCTGACTTGCCTGAATCTCCATATAATGTTTCTTGGCCTTCAGTTGCTGCAATTGTTTTTTGGTGCATTTGGAAACTGAGATGCGATGTTCTCTTTAGACAAATCTCGATTGACCTGTCTCGAGTTATTTTGGACATTAAGAGAATGATTAACTCCTATATTGATCCTCTGAAAAATAATCATGCTTCTGTTTCTTTTATGGTTTCTAAATCCCCATCTGCTGAAGTGGATCATTTCATGTTTGTGGATGGATCTTTCAAATATTTTAACATGGGTCTTGGTGTAATCTGGTGTGATTATGCAGGAAATGTAAGAAGTTCGAGAGATGATTTTGGTCTAGTTCTAGATGCGGTgggtgctgaagctgctgctctgATTTTGGCAATCTCTTGGGCAGAAGAGTTGAACCTTTCCAAAGTCGTTTTCGTTAGTGACTGTCTCCAATTGGTGCAGTTTGTAAATGGAGTCAGTCGTATTATAGATTGGCGGAGTGGTGATCTTCTTGAACAATGTCGTAGTTTATTATCTAAGTTTACTTCCTTTAAGTCTGTGTATGTTAAGCGTCTTAATAATCCTTTTGCTGATCGACTTGCACGTCGAGCCAGAAAAGATAGTTTGAAGGATATCTGGGTCTCCTTTCCCTCTTTTTTGAACTCTCTATTTGGGAAGAAGAACTTGAATGTTGTTTGTAATTCTCTCATTTGTTAA